TCCGCAGGGCTACTTAATTGAGAGTTTCTCAAGGTctcttgaactttttttgAACCTGCGAGCACAGATATTAAGTAGTTGCTATCAATATAATGCAGCTCCTTCCACGTTTACTTAAAGGTTATTATTTGCATGAGCATACGATCCGTTATTATTTGCCTGAGCATACGATAGAGTTAAATTCGCTGGCTGCGAATTGCGGAAACCCTGAAATTTAAGGTAATTGACGTTTCGCGGAGGTTTTCAAGATGCTTGTTCATGGAACTCGTTCAATTGAATTTAGAGCCTGTGAAACGTAAACTGTGAAGTGGAACTGAATATGAAACAGCTCATAGGAGTGTTTTCCGCAAACAAGGCgtcaattttgaaaactaaATATTTTTGAGGCCATGGATCGAGGTTGGTAATCATTTGAAATGAATTGAGGAGTAGTGAACATTAGTACTAACTATAAGTGTGCTCGCTTTTGCATCTTACAGAAACGATGTGATCATATAACTAACACTGGACTACTTTTATTTATAGCCAACTTTTTCTGATCCCGAGATTTCTCATCGTTCAAAGTAACGCAATAAAAGATAGAGGAACTGTATTTCTGATTTCATGAACATGTTAAGATTCATCAACGATAATACTCTTACGTAATTATAGATGACAACAAGCCTAGAGTTATAAAAAAACTTCCATTGTCGGCGAGCAAGATTGTTACGAGCTGCTGTCACATTTAGTTACTAGTATGTCGATTCTGCAGGGCTTGGGTTCGTTGGAACGGTATTTTACGTCTCAACTTTCAGAATACTGATCGCTCTTAGTATGCTGTATATGTGCACAGAAGTAGACCTTAGCTATAGCATTCATGACAGAGAAATAGTGGACAGAGAAAGCGACTAGCTTATAGACGTCCAGTTTTTTGTCATTTACCAGATTTAGTTCGTTGATGCATGGAATACCAACTGCATATAAAGTTATTCGGAACGAGCCACCAAAGCAGCTTATTTCGCCTCAATTCCAAGGGATACGCCAGCAATTTCGTACATATCGGATCCTTTGTTCAAGTGcatctctttttttgaCTCAAAAAAGCTATAAAACAGCCTgaatattcttttcaagaaagtcCATCGAAAAATTTGAAGGCGATGTAAGAAAGTCGTTGCATGAAACGACTGGTTTTTAATTATTGTGTCATACTactcttcttgttcttgtaACATTCTTTTAGTACTAAATGATGTTCTCCAGATTTGTAAGGTGCTCCTAGTGGCAACACCTTGAAGCACTTAGAGCATTGGAGCTTTGGAGTTGTACCTATCAGCATTATGCTTTGGACGTACCTGAGCTTAACGCTGCTCGGATAGGGTCCAAAGGGGTCGTTGTTATTTGTGGAATAGTTTCATCAGCTGCTACATTTATGGAGACTTGACATGACTGTAATGATCATTAAAATCATAAGACTAATAGCTTTGACTGTGCTGTAAGCATGGTGGCATCAGCTGCGGTGTAAGATACTTTGTGGCCCATAAGAATCATTTATATGGGTCAATCAAGCGTAGTGGTGAAGATGAAGCCAAAGCGTTAAAAGAAGTGATCAAATGAATAAACAGTTCTTTTGTTATCTGCAAACAAggtttttcaattctgtAGTCGCTACATATTCTTCTTGCGCATAATGATACGATCCGAATGAATCTTCAGATAACTAGATTTGAGTAAAATACTGAGAAAAACTCTACAATCAAAAAACCAAATGCACAAAGGAAGAATATTCCCAATTCTTAAATTTGAATGAGGTGATGAACCTCAAGACTAGAAAATATTTTCGTCAACTTCTTGCTAGAATTCAAGGTGCCATGATTACATTCGGTGAATTTGGTAGTTGAGAAGTTACAGACAGCAAATGAGGGTCAGGCTTATTCAAGTCTAACTTGATTTATTCTTCGAGACAATAAGCTGCGGGCTGAAGACTGTTGTGTCCTATGCACTGCACTTTAAAATCTCGCATACAATATGCATGCACAGTAACTGCACGGTAGCTGAAAAGAGATCCCATGCACACGCTGCATATTAATTCTATTTTTGTGCATACTGGTAACCAAAAATGACCTTGGTCCCAATAGTTTATTTCTTAATCTGATAGGACGCCCTTACGGACGAAAATCGGGGAATTCAATTATGAATATACCTACTAGTCCTTTTAAatgaacaaaaagaaaaatatcattAAAATTTTTATGAGCTGCCTCcaaaaaataaaaaatgaatgaaagCGTTTTTTGCTCCCTTCTAGACATTGATTTTTATTTAAAAATatttgcttctttgaaatcacTCTTTTTATTACATTGATTGAACTGTCACCCCTGAttgtttttttcagtttgttcTTTGGCTCCTTTTATTTTTATTCGAAGTCATTATTTTTATTATCCCGAGGGCGCCCGCATTTTGCCTAACAAGTCTAAGAGATCTAATTTGAAAACAGCTGGTATCACCAAACAActgctctttcaaataatACAGCGGcttgttttctttcataaACTCGACTGAAAGAAACTTAAGCATCCGTAGAGTACTGACTTTGCTTCTCTTCATGATGGAGCTAGCTCAACCAGGCGATTCGGGAATGAAGATCAAAGCCACCAAAGAACAACTACCGGAACACACTAAATAATCGAAGAAATTCCCTAGGCCCAATTGGTTGTTATATTGCGGGTACCGTAGGTGACCCCAGAAGCAGTCAAGGCTGCATCCTGGAAACAGGTGAATGCAAGTCCACCTAGAAAGCCTTTATGCATTGGGAGTGCAAAGTCGGAGATCAGTATTGGCGCCGCTGCCACCGATAAGACTGTACGTCTAtagagaagatcaagataTGTTACTGAGAACCTTTTTGACTAGTGAATCGAAGGTACAATGCAATCGTTGCTGTGCTGtaacttgaaaaatcctGAGTAGTCCTGGCACCTTATCTATTTTTCAGACACTTtagctttttcaagtacCAGGTTTTAAAGCAGAACTGTACATACATTTGTTAAATGATAAAACTGCACATAAtgaattgaaagaaaaacaaattaTTAAAGAAGACAAAACACAAGATTTgttttgagtttttgtGATTTGAAATATAACTTGAATTTTGTTCTGAAGCTGATGATCTGtatgtttcaaaaacattAGAAACAAGACGGCTTTGCACTGATTATGAATTGTCTCAACAAACAACTTAATATAGTGAGACTAGGGTTAACACCTTTTGTATTTAAAAGATGAAACCATAGTAGAGTCTCATAAACTACCTAGAAGTGATTTAGTCAATTTCAACAGGTAAACATTAAACAAAACTAGCTATCTCTAGATCACCTACAGtctatcttcaaaagagacAATACCTGTCTGGGgaaattcttcttctggaTGTTTTTCACTGatgtcttctttgattctcCAAACAACAACGGAGAAGAATGTgagggagaaaaaaaatagcCCGGTATTGATCGCACATTGAGCAATGCCTGAGGCTTTTTTGGTAAAAACGGCAAACGCCAAAGCAGAACCTAGAGAACCGATACCATTTACGATACCACCAGCAAAGACAATTCATTAACTTTTTAGATAAAGTTCCAACAACCCAATAGACAAATGCGTTGTACATTGCGTCCATAAAACCCCAAAGgcaaaaaagaaaacaccCTAGACCAAATTCCCTATCACCCCAATCATACAGACGGGTAGTATTTTTCCACTGGATTTCAACCACAAGTCCAAGTATCCATGAAGCTCCTGCAATAATCGAAAATACTGTGAATCCAGATCTTGCTCTCGTAATCGTTCTGACACGCTGtaaatccaaaaataagCCTAAAATCCAAGCACCGATTGTTCCAAACAAATAGAACAGAAAAATGTTTAGAGCTCTACCTCTAAACGAGAAATAGCTGTAGTTGAAGTTCCATTGATACGACAGATACCATTGATTGTAAGTAAAAAGAggtatcaaaagaagaacgtCTTTCCTCAAAATTATCTGTTTCAGAAGTGCAAACTCATGCCAAATTGAAGGTTGTTTAAAAACGTCAACTTTAAAACCATCTCCTCGGTTGATTTGTCTAGGGGTTGGCAGTAGCAGGGCAGCTGGGATACCAATCAGCATCACAAAAGTTAGAGCCAGTAAAGTGCCACCTGTGACACTTCTACTTGAGGGTTTCGTGTGATTGAGTCCCAAAGATATAGCGCCTCCCACCAATCCTCCAACATGTTGAAgggaaattttttttttcatgGACATAGCTTTTCCTTTATCTTTGACAGTTGGATAACCCATAACCCAGAAGAATTCCGGACGACGCaatccaaaagaaagcagCCGAAACACCCAAGATAAAACCTGATACTGGCATGAACCATTTATAGTTACTATTTCCCTGTGTCGAAATATACAGAGCCGCTGCATATGGAGAATAAAATCCCGCGCCGATCAGGAGGGATTCTTTTACACCAGTCTGGTTCGTGATAGTTCCCGTCAAAAATCCCCCTACAGCAATAGTACCAAACGTAACAGCATTGGAAATATTACTGATGGTTGGCTCGGCCGTACCTCCAGCTCCCAATCCATTTAGTGCCGAGAACATTCCAGGGCATGCAAAAGCTGTGACTCCGACCAGGAACGCTGCAAACATGGGGCGTTTAAAAACCTCTAGAAGGAATCGTGTTTCAAGTATATTCTGAACCCCGTCATTTTCTAAAAGTACAGGTATTCCTTGTGCTTGAACTGACCCTTTCAATCCACCTTTTTCGTCACTCTTAAAACTAGAGTTGGACATGTTGATGTAATGAATCTAAGGGCCAAATGAAAATCAGCCATGTTTATATACTATCTTTCCTCATGATTAGAGCGAGTCAAATAATAGTCTAATGCCACAATTAAAGAGTTTTGGAAATCTCAGCCTGGAAAACAAAACGTTTTCAGCTTTAGCCTTCTCTCCTTGTTGTGCCCGGCTAGCATCCGCACGGAAACTTTTCCGAATACGCGATAATTTGTTGCGTTATCTCATCGCCTTAGATTGATCTCACATCATTTTCATGTGTGGTTCACCCCCACTTGCATAAGTAAAAACCTAAAAACCCTCCGGCGATGATGCAATAGCAAAGTGACTTCTAATTTAAGGGACAGCATCAGGATTGCCGTTATAGGCGGTGGGGTTACAGGGCTGATCCTTGGTTTGGCAGCGTTGAGGGATGGGTACAGAGTTGATGTCTTCGAGCGAAGTGACTCTATTACCGATGTTGGAGCTGGAATCTCTTTCGATATTAATGCTGCCAAGGTCTTTGAGTCTCTGGGGTTAGGGGATGTTATTGACAGAATCTCCTATAGGTCAAAAACTTCGACTTATCGAACTCACGACACCAACAAGctgaagttgtttttggaTTACAGTAATACATCTGGGAAAGTGATGTGCCTGCGAGCGGAATTCGTTCGAGAAGTTGCAGGTCTTTTGCCAAAAGACCAACTGCATTTAGGTAAAAAGTTTGAATCTTTGCAACAGCACCACAAATTGGTTACCATCCGTTTCAAAGACGGGTCTTCATACGCAGCGGATTTAGTTATTGGCGCCGATGGTATCAACTCTTAAGTTCGGAGTACcctttttggagaaagcACTCCTGTTTTTAGCCATCAAGTGATGTACAGAGATGTTTTAAATCTTTCCAAGGTAACTGATCTTGATCCAGAGCTACTAAACAGTACTATCATTCCTGCGCCTGGAGACAAACATGTTGTCCTATTTCCACTGAAGAAGGGTACGCTTTTGGCGGTAGCTGCAATTATAAGAATTGACCATGATGAAGGCTGGGAGGAATCATGGCTTTAGAACGGATCAATTGATACGATTGTGCAGATTCTTGATGATTTTCATCCGGTGTTAATAAGATCTTTTCGTCACTTGACCAGATTAAGGTGTACGGACTGTATGAAAAAGAGCCTTTGAGCAAGTGGTATCAGAATCGAGTAGCACTTGCTGGTGATGCAGCACATGCCATGCTACCCCATCAGGGACAAGGTGGATCTCAAGGAGTAGAAAATGCCTATGCATAGGCTCTCACTATCGGTGCCGCTTATAGAGTGGATCCCAagataaaagaaaactttccaaTCTGGCTCGAGGTTTACGAGAGTGCTAGAAAGATACATGCAGAACAGGTGGCTCTTACCTCCAGAAGAATGGGGTATGTTCTGGATCGTCTTAGGTTATCTGAGAAGGCTCTGTCTATCTACAAAACTAGTTTTAAATGGATTCACGATAGTGATCCAAAGGTGGAGATTGAAAAGTCGGTTTTCGCGTTTTTCGACCCGGACACTGCATTCAACCTTGACTGGCCCGCAAGTGCTAAAGCATGAATTCGTAATTTGTCCTCGCAATCACTTTGACCAAACTGAGGCTTTTTGGGTGGTGATACGGCGTAAGTAAGCTATACAATATATGTTAATACTCAATTTTGGGACATGAAGTGGCGATGAAGAGAACCAGAGCTCACAGCGCTTGTGAACATTGTCgcttgaagaagacgaaatGTGACGAAGCCAGACCTAGCTGTAGTCAGTGCAAAACTCGAAACTTACAATGCACATACAAAGACTCCGTTCCAACAAAGCTGGAGAGGACGTTATCGCTGTTATTTCAAAGGATAGAAAACGAAAATTCTAAACTAGAGTCTCTGTTCAACCAGGAAACGGCAAATAAGAAACCACTCAATTGCTCAGTAGGAGACAAGTCAAGCGTGCTTCGCATcatcttgaagaaacagaacCTTATATGATTGGAGGATACGAATTCGATGAGGTGGAGGTAGATTTGAACGAAATTAAAGGATCGACAACCCCAGACGAAAGAAATAGAATAATCTATTTGGAAGAGCAGTACTCACTTAAAGGTaggtttcaaaatcaacctATTATTCAGTCGAGTATAATTTTAATAGTGCTTTAATTAAAAAGCTCAAAGATGCCTATTTGCGACATATATATCCAGTGTTTCCATTGCTATGTGAACAGAAACTTTCAGAATTATCGCAAGATGTCTCTCAAAAGGGATTACAAGCAGATTTCGAAACTTTCATCCTTTTGCTGGTGTTGGCTTTGGGTGCGATCAGTTTGGCTGAGGAAAATGATAGtatttccaaagagaatttttggaataaTCCCAATTACCAGGTGGCTCATCGCCAGGTAGACCCACAACCAGGGTGGTCTTATTTTTGGTTGGTTTTGGGAATGAAATCTCGTTTAGTGAGTTCATCCACTGATAATTTGAGTCTTGTAATGATCCCATTACTCTGCTCATtatattttttgaaattagGAGACATCGTGTCACATTGTGATTACTTACAAGAAGCCTGCACCAAGCTCAACAAACAATTATTTCGGCTTAAACAAAGTCCGTCTATAGGCTCATATAATCAGCTTTATGTCGATACTTTGAGGCGCATTTTTTGGGTATGCTTAGACTTGGAACGAAATATGGCAAATATGGCTTCAATTCCGAAGTCAGAGTTGTCCTCACTACAACAATGGTTAGCTTTGCCTACAGGTTGTAAACCCAAGTTCCCATTTGATAGCAATGAAAGTTATGCGTTTTGTTATATGAGCTCCATTATATGTTGTCAAATATCCGTGATAAGACGACCTTAGTAATGGAGGACGTCAACAGTGTTTTTGATGGACACTTTTGGAAACCATATGTTTACGTTTAGAGTCCGATATTCTTCGATGGAGGCAAAATCTGTCCATTGGCTATCAATGGGAAGATGGCCTTGTGGAGTCTTCTTGCCCGCTTGAATTACTCTTACTTAGAGTACAATACTACTTAACGTTGGTCACTATCTACAAACTGTATGCAACATTTGATGAGAGCTAAAATGAGAGACTTGTAGTCTCAAGTGTAAGGCTAATCGAAGCAGCTTCCCAACTGAGTCCCAGCGACCTCACCCCAACACTTTGCAATCAGCTGATTGATGGTGGatgttctttttgatcGGAGAAACTATCTGCAGACCGGAAGCTCTAAAAAAGAGATGTCTACAATCCAAAGAAATGTGGATTCCGTAGAATTAAATTTGCAACGTTTTGCGCTTCATTCTCCCTTATTGGATGACgactttcaaaattgcaTAAAAAATGtgattcttttttgtttatGGACAAACTGGACTTGAATGCTATTACCGCTACAAAATTGTCATCAATTTGGTTTTCCGATGTCGGCAATAAATAGATTAAAACAGTTTCCTTCTAGTCAATGTATATTGTTCTCAAAAATGGACCTTGCTCATCAACAACCCTTTAAAAATCTGCTTCCACATTATTTTCTCTCATCCACTCTAAAGGGGATTCCACCTGACGGAATCTGGCCCGCCATTCCTTGTCATTTCTTGCAGTACTAAAATAGCTCTTATAAGTATCAGCATCATAGCCTAACTGTTTTTCTACTCTAGCCAAAAAATGACGCCTTGTCTCattgaacaagaagagaGCCCGATGTAAGTCGTAATCTGCAAGAAGGCCAGTATCTACGTAGGCGTCACTGACTGTCTCCTGAAGAGGTCGGTAGAGAGCCCAAACAtctccaaatccaaactgTGCTCCAGCACCAAACGCTCCTGATTTGGATGCGCTGCATCTCCGACAAACGCTAGGCGATCTCCAATTGTCAGATCCTTCAACTAGGGCGCGGTctccaagagaaaagaaGTGATATCCGTCATCACCTTTAGTACCTTATCGATAATAGGATCCCAACCCGCAAATTACTTTCTAAGATGCTCACGGCCCATTCTCCAGTATTTTCATTCCAACAAAATTTGTTTGCCACACCCTCGGGATCAAAAACTGCGTGCGACGTAGTGCGACGACTCCATACTGAGTCAACCccaaaggagaaaagaACATAATGTCTCCGTCCTTGACCCATGCAGACGTATCGTTTGGGAGGTTAGGAATATCCATGATCAGCTCCATAGGGAACACATTTCTATAAGCAACCGCTCCTTTGTATTGGACGATGTCTCCTTTGAACTGCCGCCTTGTTCTGGAATAAATACCATCAGCAGCAACCAGCAAGTTGGTATGGTATGTATTGGATCCTTTTCGTCAAAACTTACATCAACTCCGTCTTTTGTGACATTCACATTTTTTGCCGAGTGGCCACGTATTTGACAATTCCTTCGAGAGCataagaaagaaaaagtgGTGTAAGAGGACTATATGAGTTCTGGCCTGTTTCAGTCTCCTGTCAGTAGTTGTCGACGAAAGGTTGACAGCAAGTATTTCACCCGTCTTCCAATGGCGTTTTACGTATCCTCCATCCTGATCGCCCCTATAAAGTATTCTTTGGATTTCGTCAGTATCTACTTGCTCgcaaagaacttgaagacTTGATTCGGTCAAACCAATCCACGATCAACTTCTCGAGCTTTCTCAGACAGTTCGTAGATTGTAACATTGACATTTGAAAGCTTGGAAAGGGCAATGCCTGCCACTGCGCCCACTAGTCCTGCTCCTAATGTTGCAATCTTTAGAGGTTTGGAGTTATTTGAGTATTCTGCTCTCgtcatttcttttcaatcttgaaTTCAAATGGCAAGGGTAGGTTAATACGTGTATATATATGCATGTCTC
This is a stretch of genomic DNA from Komagataella phaffii GS115 chromosome 3, complete sequence. It encodes these proteins:
- a CDS encoding Lectin-like protein with similarity to Flo1p, thought to be expressed and involved in flocculation, whose translation is MTRAEYSNNSKPLKIATLGAGLVGAVAGIALSKLSNVNVTIYELSEKAREVDRGLFKGDIVQYKGAVAYRNVFPMELIMDIPNLPNDTSAWVKDGDIMFFSPLGLTQYGVVALRRTQFLIPRVWQTNFVGMKILENGPSPSVCRRCSASKSGAFGAGAQFGFGDVWALYRPLQETVSDAYVDTGLLADYDLHRALFLFNETRRHFLARVEKQLGYDADTYKSYFSTARNDKEWRARFRQVESPLEWMRENNVEADF